In the Chryseobacterium sp. MYb264 genome, one interval contains:
- a CDS encoding TonB-dependent receptor domain-containing protein: protein MKTQILIAAIFFSGFTFAQEKKSDSVKTQSIEGVTLTKQVFKKQSDRFVYDVAASPVTKGNTTFDILKQTPLLSTTDDKTLKIAGKNNALIYINGRKTNMDAESLTQFLKNTPAENIQKIEVITVPGSEYQVESSDGIINIILKKKMSDGTSGNMRMSNTQNKYNASNASFSLNYRKNKLGISANLSGGENIQPQSYVLRNGTNLVKNESVGDIDDPNKNIGGYLNIDYQLNDKSNLALSWNSWANKSYNSTINLFNTLTEYNTDGSLKKTTYTRTSNKEDARNYNNSVNLNYEIKLDSLGSKLNANAAYLNYRRFQYSDNRTLVPGDFNDYSTIGKQIIQNIPQVINNFSGTVDYIQKFKNDFTVSIGGNYNKTKTDNDTKNFTTIFTGEDQKPLPVAINSASPNHFIYDENIYGAYLTLEKKFSDKFSGKVGARYEITNSLGTSDNASPEYSRIERNYNNLLPYLSLNYAINDKNNISYAFSSRMRRPSFWELNPVRNYISEYNYTQNNPFVKASSTYNQELTYMYKNSYFLILNHSYVKDQITQVPLQGYVKSLDGTVSEQNMLRYIRTNFGDKQEMSAMVGVQRTFFKQYLTLNFNAGFQHNINNGTLAVDPTTGDTFVDIDGKELVYTNKVKSTSLVITSNNTLRLDKKKTWFLGANFFYVDKQQIELGMLKNLMSLDLSIKKNWNDWTFAINVNDVLRTNVVEIEDYQANGNYNYVKNDMYRRSVTVSLTYSFGNQKVKKVRDIEGASDAIKNRTR from the coding sequence ATGAAAACTCAAATTCTTATAGCAGCCATTTTCTTCAGCGGATTCACTTTTGCACAGGAGAAAAAATCAGATTCGGTAAAAACTCAAAGCATAGAAGGTGTAACCTTAACCAAGCAGGTGTTCAAAAAACAAAGCGACCGTTTTGTGTATGATGTTGCTGCTTCTCCAGTTACAAAAGGAAATACAACCTTTGATATTTTAAAACAAACTCCCCTACTTTCTACTACGGATGATAAAACGTTGAAAATTGCAGGAAAGAATAACGCGCTGATCTACATTAACGGTAGAAAAACGAATATGGATGCGGAATCTTTAACACAGTTTTTGAAAAACACACCGGCAGAAAATATTCAGAAAATTGAAGTGATTACTGTTCCGGGAAGTGAATATCAGGTAGAATCTTCAGACGGAATCATCAACATTATTCTGAAGAAAAAAATGAGCGACGGAACCAGCGGAAACATGAGAATGTCTAACACTCAGAATAAATACAACGCAAGCAATGCAAGTTTTTCTCTGAACTACAGAAAAAACAAACTGGGAATCAGTGCCAATCTGAGCGGTGGTGAAAACATTCAGCCTCAAAGTTATGTACTGAGAAACGGAACCAATTTGGTTAAAAATGAGTCTGTAGGAGATATTGATGATCCGAATAAAAACATCGGAGGTTATTTAAATATTGATTATCAATTAAATGACAAAAGCAATCTAGCTCTATCTTGGAATTCTTGGGCAAATAAAAGTTACAATTCTACCATTAATCTTTTCAATACCTTAACAGAATATAATACAGACGGAAGCCTAAAAAAGACAACTTACACAAGAACGAGCAACAAAGAAGATGCGAGAAATTATAACAACTCGGTGAATTTGAATTATGAAATTAAGCTTGATTCTTTGGGAAGTAAATTGAATGCCAATGCGGCCTATTTAAATTACAGAAGATTTCAGTATTCTGATAACAGAACTCTAGTTCCGGGTGATTTTAATGATTACTCAACCATTGGAAAACAAATTATTCAGAATATCCCTCAGGTAATCAATAACTTTTCGGGAACGGTGGATTATATTCAAAAATTTAAAAATGATTTCACGGTTTCTATCGGAGGAAATTATAACAAAACAAAAACAGATAACGATACTAAAAACTTTACTACTATATTCACAGGTGAAGATCAAAAACCTCTTCCTGTTGCGATAAACTCAGCAAGTCCTAATCATTTTATCTACGATGAGAATATTTACGGAGCTTATTTAACGCTTGAAAAGAAATTTTCAGATAAATTTTCAGGAAAAGTAGGTGCCAGATATGAGATCACCAATAGTTTAGGAACTTCGGACAACGCTTCTCCGGAATACAGCAGAATTGAAAGAAATTATAATAATTTACTTCCTTATTTAAGCTTAAATTATGCTATTAATGATAAGAATAATATTTCTTATGCATTTTCAAGCAGAATGAGAAGACCAAGTTTCTGGGAACTAAATCCGGTAAGAAACTATATTTCTGAATATAACTACACACAAAACAATCCGTTTGTAAAAGCTTCTTCTACTTACAATCAGGAATTGACGTATATGTATAAAAATTCTTATTTCCTGATTTTGAATCACTCTTATGTAAAAGATCAAATCACTCAGGTTCCTTTACAGGGATATGTGAAATCTTTGGATGGAACAGTAAGCGAGCAGAATATGCTTCGTTACATCAGAACCAATTTTGGAGATAAACAGGAAATGTCTGCAATGGTTGGAGTTCAGAGAACTTTCTTCAAGCAATATTTAACATTGAATTTCAATGCAGGATTTCAACACAATATCAACAACGGAACATTGGCTGTAGACCCAACAACTGGAGATACTTTTGTAGATATTGACGGCAAAGAATTGGTATATACCAACAAAGTAAAATCTACCAGTTTGGTGATTACAAGTAACAATACTTTACGTCTTGATAAAAAGAAAACTTGGTTTCTAGGTGCTAATTTCTTCTATGTTGATAAGCAGCAAATCGAGCTTGGAATGTTGAAAAACTTAATGAGTTTAGATTTAAGCATCAAGAAAAACTGGAACGACTGGACGTTTGCAATAAATGTAAACGACGTTCTAAGAACCAATGTTGTGGAAATTGAAGATTATCAGGCCAACGGAAATTACAATTATGTAAAAAATGACATGTACAGAAGAAGTGTAACCGTGAGTCTTACTTACAGCTTCGGAAACCAAAAGGTGAAAAAAGTAAGAGACATTGAGGGCGCTTCCGATGCCATAAAAAACAGAACGAGATAA
- a CDS encoding DUF3817 domain-containing protein yields the protein MDFIDKFFSKYSQEKIIKWFKQICLAEAISCMLLYGVAMIWIRYDENLYSIIFISVIGSLHGLFFTLYLLLCLPARKIYSWDDEDFVFALLSAFFPFATVWVDKKLARFDRE from the coding sequence ATGGATTTCATCGACAAATTTTTCTCAAAATATTCTCAGGAAAAAATCATTAAATGGTTTAAGCAAATCTGTTTGGCAGAAGCCATTTCCTGTATGTTATTGTATGGGGTTGCCATGATCTGGATTCGTTATGATGAAAACTTATATTCTATTATTTTTATCAGTGTGATCGGAAGTCTGCACGGGCTTTTCTTCACTCTTTACTTATTGCTTTGTCTTCCCGCAAGAAAAATATATTCCTGGGATGATGAAGATTTTGTTTTCGCTTTGCTTTCTGCATTCTTTCCTTTCGCTACTGTTTGGGTTGATAAAAAACTGGCTCGTTTCGATAGAGAATAA
- the nadD gene encoding nicotinate (nicotinamide) nucleotide adenylyltransferase — protein MKKIGLFFGSFNPIHIGHLILANYILEHSDMDELWFVVSPQNPFKDKKSLLNDHNRLEMVELAVKNYPQMRASNVEFSLPKPSYTIDTLTYLHEKHPDYSFSLIMGEDNLSNLHKWKNADLLIKNHHIIVYPRVFEGEKKESEYLQHENISLIKAPIIELSATEIRNMIKDSKNVRPMLPPEVFEYLDGSNFYK, from the coding sequence ATGAAAAAAATAGGATTATTTTTCGGTTCTTTTAACCCGATTCATATCGGACACCTGATCCTTGCCAATTATATTCTTGAACATTCGGATATGGACGAGTTATGGTTCGTCGTAAGTCCTCAGAATCCTTTTAAAGATAAAAAATCCCTGCTCAACGATCATAACAGATTGGAAATGGTAGAGCTTGCCGTAAAAAATTATCCGCAAATGAGGGCTTCCAACGTAGAATTTTCTTTGCCTAAACCAAGCTATACGATTGATACATTAACATACCTTCATGAAAAACATCCTGACTATTCGTTTAGTTTAATTATGGGTGAAGATAATCTCAGCAATCTCCATAAATGGAAAAATGCAGATCTTTTGATTAAAAATCATCACATCATTGTTTATCCTAGAGTTTTTGAAGGCGAGAAAAAAGAGTCTGAATATCTTCAGCATGAAAACATTTCCCTGATAAAAGCACCGATCATTGAACTTTCTGCAACCGAGATCCGAAATATGATAAAAGACAGTAAGAATGTGCGCCCGATGTTGCCTCCAGAAGTCTTTGAATATTTGGATGGAAGCAATTTTTATAAGTAA
- the recJ gene encoding single-stranded-DNA-specific exonuclease RecJ, protein MSQKWIYKPEPDEEVVDGLSSSLGFGTFESKLLVLRGIDNYQKAREFFKPNLTDIHNPFLMADMQKAVERIATAIENGEKILVYGDYDVDGTTAVALMYLYLSKIVEKKYLDYYIPDRNSEGYGISTEGIDFAKQNGFSLIIALDCGIKALDMISYAKNLDIDFIICDHHLPGDEIPDAVAVLDPKRSDCRYPFKELSGCGVGFKLCQGLNTIYKLPEAEVFELTDLLAISIAADIVSMTGENRVLAKMGLKTLRKTRNLGLRLLIPEDKLSHFEISNIVFEIAPKINAAGRISHGKAAVELMVSDNLKHAHQIVSDIMNLNDERRELDMNSTMSALNQIIESQQETKFSTIVYHPEWNKGVIGIVASRLIETYYKPTLVFTDGNNGEMVASARSISDFDVHEALDLCSEYFLKFGGHHAAAGLSMEKVKFEAFKEKFERVVSEKIKDHQKEPSITIDSEIDIEEINREFINFHRKLAPFGPHNMKPIFVLKNQKLSGYVKTMGKDNNHLKFYIKQEFSGRNIECVGFKLGQFSEDFKTKSFDLAFTIEENHWKGNVTHYLNIKDVKFTD, encoded by the coding sequence ATGAGTCAAAAATGGATTTACAAGCCCGAACCCGATGAGGAAGTTGTGGATGGATTAAGTTCGTCACTTGGTTTTGGAACTTTTGAATCTAAACTCCTCGTTTTGAGAGGAATTGACAATTATCAAAAGGCCCGAGAGTTTTTCAAACCAAACCTTACCGATATACACAATCCTTTTTTAATGGCAGATATGCAGAAAGCTGTAGAGCGAATTGCCACCGCGATTGAAAATGGAGAAAAAATACTTGTTTACGGCGATTACGACGTAGACGGAACGACCGCTGTCGCTTTAATGTACCTTTATCTTAGTAAAATTGTTGAGAAAAAATATCTCGACTATTATATTCCTGACAGGAATTCTGAAGGATATGGCATTTCCACTGAAGGTATTGATTTCGCTAAACAAAATGGCTTTTCGTTAATCATTGCTTTAGACTGTGGAATCAAAGCATTAGATATGATTAGCTACGCTAAAAATCTGGACATCGACTTCATTATTTGTGACCATCACTTACCGGGGGATGAAATTCCTGATGCCGTTGCCGTTCTCGATCCAAAAAGAAGTGATTGCCGATATCCCTTCAAAGAACTTTCGGGATGCGGAGTTGGCTTTAAGCTTTGTCAGGGGCTGAATACCATTTATAAACTTCCTGAAGCCGAAGTATTTGAACTCACCGATTTGCTGGCCATTTCGATAGCAGCGGATATTGTCTCCATGACCGGGGAAAACAGGGTTTTGGCGAAAATGGGACTTAAGACCTTAAGAAAAACAAGAAATCTGGGATTGAGATTATTGATTCCGGAAGATAAGCTTTCTCATTTTGAAATTTCAAATATTGTGTTTGAAATTGCTCCCAAAATTAATGCTGCAGGAAGAATTTCACACGGAAAAGCAGCAGTGGAGCTGATGGTTTCAGACAATCTGAAGCATGCGCATCAAATTGTGAGTGATATTATGAATCTCAATGATGAAAGACGTGAACTGGATATGAATTCCACCATGTCCGCATTAAACCAGATCATCGAATCTCAGCAGGAAACGAAATTCTCAACCATTGTTTATCATCCAGAATGGAACAAAGGAGTAATCGGAATTGTGGCTTCAAGATTGATTGAAACCTATTACAAGCCTACTTTGGTGTTTACCGATGGAAATAATGGTGAAATGGTAGCTTCCGCCCGCTCGATCTCTGACTTTGATGTGCATGAAGCCCTGGATCTGTGCTCTGAATATTTCTTAAAATTCGGCGGACATCATGCTGCTGCAGGGCTATCCATGGAAAAGGTGAAGTTTGAAGCTTTTAAAGAAAAGTTTGAACGTGTGGTTTCTGAAAAAATCAAGGACCATCAAAAAGAACCTTCCATCACCATTGATTCTGAGATTGATATCGAAGAAATTAACCGCGAGTTTATCAATTTCCATCGAAAACTGGCTCCTTTCGGACCTCACAATATGAAGCCTATCTTTGTTTTGAAAAACCAAAAATTATCGGGCTATGTAAAAACAATGGGGAAAGACAACAATCATTTAAAATTTTATATCAAACAGGAATTTTCAGGACGGAATATTGAGTGTGTAGGTTTTAAACTCGGCCAGTTTTCAGAAGACTTCAAAACAAAAAGTTTTGATTTGGCTTTTACTATAGAAGAAAACCACTGGAAAGGAAATGTAACCCATTATCTGAACATCAAGGATGTGAAGTTTACAGATTAA
- a CDS encoding M48 family metallopeptidase, producing MKKITVCLILLGAMQVVNAQKINLGKAASVVSNGAKALSFTNEDAIKLSKESVDWMDKNNKVAGPKDPYTVRLNKLFSKHKSQDGLNLNYKVYLVKDINAFACADGSVRVFSSLMDIMTDDELLAVIGHEIGHVKNQDTKDAMKSAYLKAAALDAASSASNTVATLNDSQVGKMANAFLDASHSKKQESEADTYSYDFMKSNGYNVVGAYTAFKKLALLSEGGAAQSGFQKMFNSHPDSNKRAEAIKKRAEKDGLWKDPGTVALPTAKLTK from the coding sequence ATGAAAAAAATTACTGTCTGCCTTATTCTATTAGGGGCGATGCAAGTGGTGAATGCACAAAAAATCAATCTTGGAAAGGCTGCAAGCGTAGTTTCTAACGGCGCAAAAGCTTTATCTTTCACCAACGAAGATGCTATTAAATTATCCAAAGAATCTGTAGATTGGATGGATAAAAATAATAAAGTGGCGGGTCCTAAAGATCCTTACACTGTTCGACTGAACAAACTTTTTTCAAAACATAAATCTCAGGACGGTCTTAATCTTAATTATAAGGTTTATTTGGTAAAAGATATTAATGCCTTTGCCTGTGCTGATGGGAGTGTACGTGTATTTTCATCGTTGATGGATATTATGACGGATGATGAATTATTAGCAGTAATTGGTCATGAAATTGGTCACGTTAAAAATCAAGATACGAAAGATGCTATGAAGTCGGCTTATTTAAAAGCGGCGGCTTTGGATGCGGCTTCTTCAGCTTCAAATACTGTTGCAACTTTGAACGACAGCCAGGTTGGAAAAATGGCAAATGCTTTTTTAGATGCTTCTCACAGCAAAAAGCAGGAATCTGAAGCAGATACGTATTCTTATGATTTTATGAAATCAAACGGATATAATGTTGTGGGTGCTTATACGGCATTTAAAAAATTAGCTTTGCTTTCTGAAGGTGGCGCGGCTCAGTCTGGATTCCAAAAGATGTTCAATTCTCACCCGGATAGCAATAAAAGGGCAGAGGCTATCAAGAAAAGAGCTGAAAAAGATGGCTTATGGAAAGATCCGGGAACGGTTGCTTTGCCAACGGCTAAATTGACAAAATAG
- a CDS encoding ABC-F family ATP-binding cassette domain-containing protein, which produces MLTVSNLSLQFGKRVLFDEVNIMFTKGNCYGIIGANGAGKSTFLKILTGKQDPTTGHVSLEPGKRMSVLEQDHFAYDQFTVLEAVLRGNKKLFEIKEEMDALYAKEDFSDEDGIKAGDLSLIYDEMGGWTAESDAQTMLSNVGIKDDMHWQMMSELENKDKVKVLLAQALFGNPDVLILDEPTNDLDIDTISWLEDFLADYENTVIVVSHDRHFLDTVCTHIGDLDYAKLNLYTGNYSFWYQASQLATRQRAQANKKAEEKKKELQDFIARFSSNVAKAKQATARKKMIDKLNIDDIKPSSRRYPAIIFEMEREAGDQILDVKGLEKTKDGELLFSNIDLNLKKGDKVAVLSKNSLAITEFFEILAGNVEADKGTVAWGVTTNQSHMPLDNTNFFQEDLSLVDWLRQFTKNDEERHEEFVRGFLGRMLFSGDEALKSCKVLSGGEKMRCMFSRMMLQKANILLLDEPTNHLDLESITTLNNSLSNFKGNLLLASHDHEMLSTVCNRIIELTPNGIIDREMTYDEYLADKKVKELREKMYS; this is translated from the coding sequence ATGTTAACAGTATCTAACTTATCTTTACAATTCGGGAAAAGAGTTCTTTTTGACGAGGTAAACATTATGTTTACGAAAGGAAACTGCTACGGGATTATCGGAGCAAATGGTGCAGGAAAGTCTACATTTCTTAAAATATTGACTGGAAAACAAGACCCAACCACAGGACACGTATCTTTGGAACCTGGAAAAAGAATGTCAGTTCTTGAGCAGGATCACTTTGCTTACGATCAATTTACGGTACTTGAAGCGGTTTTGAGAGGTAACAAAAAATTATTCGAGATAAAAGAAGAGATGGACGCGCTTTATGCGAAAGAAGACTTCTCTGACGAAGATGGAATTAAAGCTGGTGATTTAAGTCTAATCTACGACGAAATGGGTGGTTGGACTGCAGAATCTGATGCACAAACCATGCTTTCAAACGTTGGTATTAAAGACGATATGCACTGGCAAATGATGAGCGAGCTTGAAAATAAGGACAAAGTAAAAGTTCTATTGGCTCAGGCGCTTTTCGGTAATCCAGATGTACTAATCTTGGATGAACCTACGAATGATCTTGATATTGATACAATTTCTTGGTTAGAAGATTTCTTGGCAGACTACGAAAACACGGTAATCGTTGTATCTCACGACCGTCACTTCTTGGATACGGTTTGTACACACATCGGTGACCTTGATTATGCTAAATTAAACCTTTACACAGGTAACTACTCTTTCTGGTATCAGGCTTCTCAGTTAGCGACAAGACAAAGAGCTCAGGCTAATAAAAAAGCGGAAGAAAAGAAGAAAGAACTTCAGGATTTCATCGCGAGATTTAGTTCAAACGTTGCAAAAGCTAAACAGGCGACTGCAAGAAAGAAAATGATCGATAAATTAAACATCGATGATATTAAACCATCTTCAAGAAGATATCCGGCAATCATTTTCGAAATGGAAAGAGAAGCTGGAGATCAAATTTTAGATGTTAAAGGTTTAGAAAAGACAAAAGACGGAGAATTATTATTCTCAAACATCGATTTAAATCTTAAAAAAGGAGATAAAGTTGCTGTTTTGTCTAAAAACTCATTAGCTATCACAGAATTTTTCGAAATTTTAGCTGGAAATGTAGAAGCAGACAAAGGAACTGTTGCTTGGGGGGTTACAACAAACCAATCTCACATGCCTTTAGACAACACAAATTTCTTCCAGGAAGATCTTAGCTTGGTTGATTGGTTGAGACAATTCACTAAAAATGACGAAGAGCGTCACGAAGAATTCGTAAGAGGATTCTTAGGAAGAATGCTTTTCTCAGGTGATGAAGCGTTGAAATCTTGTAAAGTACTTTCAGGAGGTGAAAAAATGAGATGTATGTTCAGCAGAATGATGCTTCAGAAAGCAAACATCCTTTTATTAGACGAACCTACGAACCACTTAGACCTTGAAAGTATCACAACGTTGAATAACTCATTGTCTAACTTCAAAGGAAATCTTTTATTGGCATCTCATGACCACGAAATGCTTTCAACAGTCTGTAACAGAATCATCGAGTTGACTCCAAACGGAATCATCGACAGAGAAATGACTTACGATGAATATCTTGCCGACAAAAAAGTAAAAGAATTAAGAGAAAAAATGTATTCTTAA
- the smpB gene encoding SsrA-binding protein SmpB: protein MKIEKTVNILNKRARFEYEILEEYEAGMVLTGTEIKSLRSSKASITESFCQFIDGELYIINMMIDEYKLGTFYNHKTKRERKLLLHKKELQKLEKKLKDAGNTVIPLKLYINDRGKAKVLIALGRGKKLYDKRESIKDRENKRNLDRILKKS, encoded by the coding sequence ATGAAGATCGAAAAGACAGTCAATATATTAAATAAAAGAGCAAGATTCGAGTATGAAATCCTCGAAGAATATGAAGCGGGAATGGTTTTGACGGGTACCGAGATAAAATCTTTACGCTCTTCTAAGGCATCGATCACAGAATCCTTCTGTCAGTTTATTGACGGGGAATTGTATATCATAAATATGATGATTGATGAGTACAAATTGGGAACATTTTATAATCATAAAACAAAAAGGGAACGGAAATTGCTGTTGCACAAAAAAGAATTACAGAAACTTGAAAAAAAGTTAAAAGATGCAGGAAATACGGTAATCCCTTTAAAGCTATATATCAATGACCGGGGAAAGGCTAAGGTCTTAATCGCCTTGGGAAGAGGGAAAAAGCTGTATGATAAAAGGGAGAGCATAAAAGATAGAGAAAATAAACGAAACCTGGACAGAATATTAAAGAAAAGTTAA
- a CDS encoding OmpA family protein, with the protein MKNLKLGISALALTVASTVFAQTTNNPWMIGVGAHAENHTAQRNSFGNTFAAKNLTKTMFNTNNFSITPPLSKLTVARNVAKGFVVDWQTSVGNVANKRFDMGKEFFLMTGLGLQVKAAGLLWNEESWFDPYLRVGANYLRHDYTALTFPRTDVNGEVVTNGDNGNENGKANFFTVSTGAGVNFWLTKNFGFGVQGDYVSTPGDKANYANFWQASASLNFRFGNRDRDKDGILDKDDLCPDTPGLPEFQGCPDTDGDGVPDKDDQCPDVAGPVENNGCPWPDTDGDGVIDKDDACPTVAGPAENNGCPWPDTDGDGILDKDDACPTVPGLPEYNGCPKPKEQTAIELEAKFGSVFFDFNKATIKAESKNALDEAAELIKKDGGNYLLEGRTDAKGAAAYNLKLSRERAAAVVAALDARGVDANALKSIGVGAAKATVPATASDAERQVDRKVVVKAVTDAAQWSAIQKRDYADPTPVKVKKATKKGGKKAPAKKVVRKKK; encoded by the coding sequence ATGAAAAATCTAAAATTAGGAATTTCAGCATTGGCACTTACTGTTGCTTCTACTGTATTCGCCCAGACTACCAACAATCCGTGGATGATCGGAGTTGGTGCTCATGCGGAGAACCATACAGCTCAGAGAAACAGCTTCGGTAATACTTTTGCTGCAAAAAATTTAACGAAGACAATGTTCAATACGAACAACTTCTCTATTACACCTCCACTATCTAAACTTACAGTTGCTAGAAACGTAGCAAAAGGTTTTGTAGTAGATTGGCAAACTTCTGTTGGTAATGTTGCTAACAAAAGATTTGATATGGGGAAAGAATTCTTCTTAATGACAGGTCTTGGTTTACAAGTGAAGGCTGCAGGGCTTTTATGGAACGAAGAGTCTTGGTTTGATCCATATTTAAGAGTAGGTGCTAACTATTTGAGACACGATTATACTGCACTTACATTCCCGAGAACGGATGTTAATGGTGAAGTTGTAACTAACGGTGATAATGGTAACGAAAATGGAAAAGCTAACTTCTTTACAGTTTCTACTGGTGCTGGTGTAAACTTCTGGTTAACTAAAAACTTCGGTTTTGGTGTTCAGGGTGATTATGTATCAACTCCTGGAGATAAAGCTAACTATGCTAACTTCTGGCAAGCTTCAGCTTCATTGAACTTCAGATTTGGTAACAGAGATAGAGATAAGGATGGTATCTTAGATAAAGACGATTTATGTCCGGATACTCCAGGTCTACCAGAATTCCAAGGATGTCCTGATACTGACGGTGATGGAGTTCCAGATAAAGACGATCAATGTCCAGATGTTGCTGGTCCAGTTGAAAACAACGGTTGTCCTTGGCCAGATACTGACGGTGACGGTGTAATCGACAAAGATGATGCTTGTCCTACTGTTGCAGGTCCTGCTGAAAATAACGGTTGTCCTTGGCCAGATACAGATGGTGACGGTATCTTAGATAAAGATGATGCTTGTCCTACTGTTCCAGGTCTTCCAGAATACAACGGATGTCCTAAGCCAAAAGAACAAACTGCTATCGAATTAGAAGCTAAGTTTGGAAGCGTATTCTTTGATTTCAACAAAGCAACTATCAAAGCAGAATCTAAAAATGCTTTAGATGAAGCTGCTGAATTAATTAAGAAAGACGGAGGTAACTATCTATTAGAAGGTAGAACTGATGCTAAAGGTGCTGCTGCTTACAACTTGAAATTATCTAGAGAAAGAGCTGCTGCTGTGGTTGCTGCTTTAGATGCTAGAGGTGTTGATGCTAACGCGCTTAAATCTATCGGTGTAGGTGCTGCTAAAGCTACGGTTCCTGCAACTGCTTCTGATGCTGAAAGACAGGTTGATAGAAAAGTTGTTGTGAAAGCTGTTACTGATGCTGCTCAATGGAGTGCTATTCAAAAAAGAGATTATGCAGATCCAACTCCAGTAAAAGTTAAAAAAGCTACTAAAAAAGGTGGAAAAAAAGCTCCAGCTAAAAAAGTAGTTAGAAAGAAAAAATAA
- a CDS encoding YebC/PmpR family DNA-binding transcriptional regulator, producing MGRAFEYRKASKMARWDKMAKTFSKIGKDIALAVKAGGPDPESNPALRRCIQNAKGANMPKDNVERAIKKASGADAENYEEITYEGYGQGGVAFFVECTTNNTTRTVANVRAVFNKFDGNLGKNGELAFIFDRKGIFTIDLAQIKMDWDDFEMEMIDGGAEDVEKDEEEVMITTAFEDFGSLSHKLDELKIEAKSAELQRIPNNTKEVTQDQFKANMKMLERFEEDDDVQNVYHNMEITEELLNSL from the coding sequence ATGGGAAGAGCATTTGAATATAGAAAAGCTTCTAAAATGGCCAGATGGGACAAAATGGCCAAAACATTCTCAAAGATAGGGAAGGATATTGCCTTAGCTGTAAAAGCAGGCGGACCAGACCCTGAGTCGAATCCTGCATTGAGAAGATGTATCCAGAATGCTAAAGGAGCAAACATGCCAAAAGATAACGTGGAAAGAGCGATTAAAAAGGCAAGCGGAGCGGATGCGGAAAACTATGAAGAAATTACTTATGAAGGATATGGACAAGGTGGTGTTGCATTTTTCGTGGAATGTACCACAAATAATACCACAAGAACTGTTGCCAATGTAAGAGCGGTTTTCAATAAGTTTGACGGTAACCTTGGTAAAAATGGTGAATTGGCATTTATCTTCGACAGAAAGGGGATTTTCACAATCGACTTAGCTCAGATTAAGATGGATTGGGATGATTTTGAAATGGAAATGATTGATGGTGGTGCTGAAGATGTAGAAAAAGATGAGGAAGAAGTAATGATCACGACTGCTTTTGAAGATTTCGGTTCTTTATCTCACAAGCTGGATGAACTTAAAATCGAAGCTAAAAGTGCAGAACTTCAGAGAATTCCAAACAATACAAAGGAAGTTACGCAAGATCAGTTTAAAGCAAATATGAAAATGCTTGAGCGTTTCGAAGAGGATGATGATGTACAGAACGTTTATCACAACATGGAAATTACTGAAGAGCTTTTAAACTCTTTATAA